A stretch of Cyanobacteria bacterium QS_8_64_29 DNA encodes these proteins:
- the fabD gene encoding [acyl-carrier-protein] S-malonyltransferase: MKPTAWVFPGQGSQESGMEADLGEVPAAQDRFKTAERVLGWSVPAVCGGDRQQLSQTRYTQPCLYTIECVLVDRLCERVPSPALVAGHSLGEYVALYAAGALDFETGLRLVAQRAALMDAAQGGKMVALMKFEREQLEAQLAATPDAVLANDNSPAQAVISGKPEAVDAVVERVGAKRAIPLEVSGAFHSPLMAEAARSFAQVLDAVTLADARMPVLPNADPRPITDGTTLKACLRQQMTAPVRWRETVLQLRDSGIERVIEVGPGKVLQGLIGKTCAPIAATGASSAVQIDALAAAA, encoded by the coding sequence ATGAAGCCAACGGCATGGGTCTTTCCCGGTCAAGGCTCGCAGGAAAGCGGCATGGAGGCCGATCTGGGCGAGGTGCCAGCCGCCCAAGACCGGTTCAAGACGGCCGAGCGCGTGCTGGGCTGGTCGGTTCCGGCTGTTTGCGGCGGCGATCGCCAGCAGCTGAGCCAAACGCGCTACACTCAACCTTGCCTCTACACCATCGAGTGCGTCCTGGTGGATCGCCTGTGCGAGCGCGTGCCCTCGCCGGCGCTGGTTGCCGGCCACAGTCTGGGCGAGTACGTCGCCCTCTACGCGGCCGGGGCCTTGGATTTTGAGACTGGGTTGCGGTTGGTGGCCCAGCGAGCGGCCTTAATGGATGCCGCCCAGGGCGGCAAGATGGTGGCATTGATGAAGTTCGAGCGCGAGCAGCTGGAGGCGCAGCTGGCGGCAACCCCGGACGCGGTGCTGGCCAACGACAACAGCCCCGCCCAGGCTGTTATCTCGGGCAAGCCCGAGGCCGTTGATGCCGTCGTCGAGCGAGTCGGCGCCAAGCGAGCCATCCCGCTCGAGGTCTCGGGGGCCTTCCACTCGCCGCTGATGGCCGAGGCGGCCCGCTCCTTCGCGCAGGTGCTGGATGCGGTGACGCTGGCCGATGCCCGGATGCCGGTGCTGCCCAACGCCGACCCGCGGCCCATTACCGATGGAACAACCCTCAAAGCCTGCCTGAGACAGCAAATGACCGCCCCCGTGCGCTGGCGCGAAACAGTCCTGCAACTGCGCGATTCGGGCATCGAGCGCGTGATCGAGGTGGGGCCGGGCAAGGTCCTGCAGGGCCTGATCGGCAAAACCTGCGCCCCGATCGCCGCCACCGGCGCCAGCAGCGCCGTCCAAATCGATGCCCTCGCGGCTGCTGCCTGA
- a CDS encoding succinylglutamate desuccinylase, whose product MEPTVSSYALPQLASGDRPTLQLYRFSGARTGPVAYLQSNLHGAEIVGNAVIHELIAWLRGLEPTQLAGEIRLLPACNPAGTNQRGHFFATGRYNPYDGRDWNRIFWDYTQDDPDLGAFARQRLGWAREAITRDYDRTLQDAFEAQAQRAQRASSLPYSDQYRNLLQSLCLDANYAIDIHSSSNRAVGFLYGFSGREASAGAFGLELGVLLAEADCDGVSFDEAFIKPWLALENALAQAGQPTQFERESWTLELGAGMQMQPQFVRQGTSGIQHYLAQQSMVAPEAVPASQRAPCPLDWVSKDQIHKYYAPGGGMVQPACQLGARVARGERLYWLLQLDKTGGLPAAQAVTAEADGLVFDVATNHAVNQGEYVLTVLESAP is encoded by the coding sequence ATGGAACCCACGGTCTCGAGCTACGCGCTGCCCCAGCTGGCTTCCGGCGATCGCCCCACGCTGCAGTTATACCGCTTTAGCGGGGCGCGCACCGGGCCGGTGGCCTACCTACAGTCCAATCTGCACGGGGCCGAGATTGTCGGCAATGCCGTCATCCACGAGCTGATCGCGTGGTTGCGCGGCCTCGAGCCCACCCAGCTTGCGGGCGAGATCCGGCTGCTACCGGCTTGCAACCCGGCTGGGACCAACCAGCGCGGCCACTTTTTTGCCACCGGGCGCTACAATCCTTACGACGGTCGGGATTGGAACCGCATTTTTTGGGACTACACCCAAGACGATCCCGATCTGGGGGCATTCGCCCGCCAGCGCCTGGGGTGGGCGCGCGAGGCGATCACGCGCGACTACGACCGCACTCTCCAAGATGCCTTCGAGGCGCAGGCGCAGCGCGCCCAGCGCGCCAGCAGCTTGCCCTACAGCGACCAGTACCGCAACCTGCTGCAATCGCTGTGCCTGGATGCGAACTACGCCATCGATATCCACAGCTCCAGCAACCGGGCCGTGGGATTTCTCTACGGCTTTAGCGGCCGCGAGGCGAGCGCCGGCGCCTTTGGGTTGGAGCTGGGCGTCTTGCTGGCCGAGGCCGACTGCGATGGGGTGTCTTTTGATGAAGCCTTCATCAAACCCTGGCTGGCACTGGAAAACGCCCTGGCTCAGGCCGGGCAACCTACTCAGTTCGAGCGCGAATCCTGGACCCTGGAGCTAGGGGCCGGCATGCAAATGCAGCCCCAGTTCGTGCGCCAAGGCACCAGCGGCATCCAGCACTATTTGGCCCAACAGAGCATGGTTGCCCCCGAGGCCGTCCCCGCCAGCCAGAGGGCGCCCTGTCCCCTGGACTGGGTCAGCAAGGACCAAATCCATAAGTACTACGCCCCCGGCGGCGGCATGGTGCAGCCAGCGTGCCAGCTGGGGGCGCGCGTCGCACGCGGCGAGCGGCTCTACTGGCTGCTGCAGCTGGACAAAACCGGCGGATTGCCGGCCGCTCAGGCAGTGACGGCCGAGGCTGACGGCCTGGTGTTCGATGTGGCCACCAACCATGCCGTCAACCAGGGCGAGTACGTGCTGACCGTGTTGGAGTCGGCCCCGTAG
- a CDS encoding GTPase Era: MAAEDPPTALERAGDAIPVAPEGFRSGFVGIVGRPNVGKSTLINRLVGQQVAITSSVAQTTRNCLQGIATGEQAQLIFVDTPGIHKPHHELARVLVANARNAIDAVDAVLFVVDASVPLGGGDRFVARLLAASPLPVVLALNKRDRQPPDCQPLDAGYTELAQANGWSCCKVSAATGAGLEALQQQLVAQLPVGPYYYPPDAVTDRPERFIMAEAIREQVLYQTRNEIPHSVAITIDRIEEAPEQTAIWATICVERKSQKGILIGKHGSVLKAIGTAARERIQAIVAGKVHLELFVRVQPKWRQSRRQLAELGYELEA; the protein is encoded by the coding sequence ATGGCAGCTGAGGATCCCCCCACAGCGCTCGAGCGCGCCGGCGACGCCATTCCGGTTGCGCCCGAAGGGTTCCGCTCGGGCTTTGTAGGCATTGTTGGCCGGCCCAATGTAGGCAAATCCACGCTCATAAACCGGTTGGTGGGCCAACAGGTCGCAATCACGTCTTCAGTAGCCCAAACCACGCGCAACTGCCTGCAGGGTATTGCAACCGGCGAGCAGGCCCAGCTCATCTTTGTGGATACCCCCGGCATCCACAAGCCCCACCACGAACTGGCGCGGGTCCTGGTAGCCAACGCGCGCAACGCCATCGATGCGGTGGATGCGGTGCTGTTTGTGGTAGATGCCTCGGTCCCGCTAGGAGGCGGCGATCGCTTCGTTGCCCGCCTACTGGCTGCCAGCCCGCTCCCGGTGGTGCTGGCACTCAACAAGCGCGACCGGCAACCCCCCGACTGCCAGCCCTTGGACGCTGGCTATACCGAGCTGGCCCAGGCCAACGGCTGGTCTTGCTGCAAAGTCTCGGCCGCGACGGGGGCGGGCCTGGAGGCGCTGCAGCAGCAGTTGGTGGCCCAGCTACCGGTGGGACCGTACTACTACCCGCCGGACGCGGTTACTGATCGACCCGAGCGTTTCATCATGGCCGAGGCCATTCGCGAGCAAGTGCTGTACCAGACGCGCAACGAGATCCCGCACTCGGTGGCCATTACCATCGACCGCATCGAGGAAGCCCCCGAGCAAACCGCGATTTGGGCCACCATCTGCGTGGAGCGCAAATCGCAAAAAGGCATCCTCATCGGCAAGCACGGCAGCGTGCTCAAGGCCATCGGCACGGCCGCGCGCGAGCGCATCCAGGCGATTGTGGCGGGCAAGGTTCATCTGGAGCTGTTCGTCCGCGTGCAGCCCAAGTGGCGCCAGTCGCGGCGGCAGCTGGCAGAGCTGGGGTACGAGCTTGAGGCTTGA
- a CDS encoding amidase, whose product MQALRRSGCLLAGLGIAAIAPAAPARALQVGIIQQFGRSELERLTLRAPAGETLTASFPQRAEPTPLQARKLELKVRWQRLRLPQIRERVVLGERATFESAERLARQWQQRGVETAITQPDRWQVWAKPQTYGSLLSRRWLLHGLRQQGYEAPSLQTRLIQRVPAVALLTGQGQKRLVGRSPDGGHANPVLVRIASSGDRIRVEPQGADCPARPYPGELKLQRDSYGSYTLVNAVPLAAYLRGVVPYEIGADAPQAALEAQAIIARTYALRNRRRFAADGYQLCADVHCQVYRGLARTNPRIDRAIAATERQVLTHGNELIDALYSATTGGVTAEFDDIWNGRNRPYLEPIVDATQPVWDLEQRPLADKQALRQFLARERGFNESGDSTFRWRRERSLEALADDLRAYLKASYRQGPDFEQLQALEVTERARSGRVLELVARTDAGPIVLTKTEIRSALKPPRSTLFYLEPLYASEAQQRLTGYAFVGGGFGHGVGLSQTGAQTLARQGWSAERILAFYYRQTELRRLGGSVALERRQSAATRQ is encoded by the coding sequence ATGCAGGCACTACGGCGATCGGGCTGCTTGCTGGCCGGGTTGGGGATCGCCGCGATCGCGCCGGCGGCCCCAGCGCGGGCGCTGCAAGTGGGCATCATCCAGCAGTTCGGCCGCTCCGAGCTCGAGCGCCTGACGCTGCGCGCACCGGCCGGCGAGACGCTAACGGCCTCGTTCCCACAGCGTGCAGAGCCGACACCGCTGCAAGCCCGCAAGCTCGAGCTGAAAGTGCGCTGGCAGCGGTTGCGACTGCCGCAGATTCGCGAGCGCGTCGTTTTAGGCGAGCGCGCCACGTTCGAATCGGCCGAACGGCTGGCGCGGCAGTGGCAGCAGCGCGGCGTCGAGACCGCCATCACCCAACCTGACCGCTGGCAGGTCTGGGCCAAGCCCCAAACCTACGGTTCGCTACTGTCGCGGCGCTGGTTGCTGCACGGCCTCCGGCAGCAAGGCTACGAGGCCCCCTCGTTGCAAACGCGCCTCATCCAGCGCGTCCCGGCCGTGGCCCTCCTGACCGGGCAAGGGCAAAAGCGCTTGGTGGGCCGCTCGCCGGATGGCGGGCATGCCAATCCCGTCCTGGTCCGGATTGCCAGCTCCGGCGATCGCATCCGCGTTGAGCCCCAAGGCGCCGATTGCCCGGCGCGTCCCTATCCGGGCGAGCTCAAGCTGCAGCGGGATTCCTACGGCAGCTATACCCTGGTCAACGCCGTCCCGCTGGCGGCGTACTTGCGCGGCGTCGTCCCTTATGAAATCGGCGCCGATGCGCCCCAGGCTGCCCTTGAGGCCCAAGCCATCATCGCGCGCACCTACGCCCTGCGCAACCGGCGGCGCTTTGCCGCCGACGGCTACCAGCTCTGTGCCGATGTCCACTGCCAGGTCTATCGCGGGCTCGCGCGCACTAACCCGCGCATCGATCGCGCCATTGCCGCCACCGAGCGGCAGGTACTGACCCATGGCAACGAGCTCATCGACGCCCTCTACTCGGCCACCACCGGCGGCGTCACGGCCGAGTTCGATGACATTTGGAACGGCCGCAACCGCCCTTACCTGGAGCCCATCGTCGATGCCACCCAACCGGTCTGGGATCTCGAGCAGCGCCCGCTGGCAGACAAGCAGGCCCTGCGCCAGTTCCTCGCTCGCGAGCGCGGCTTCAACGAAAGCGGCGACAGCACCTTCCGCTGGCGCCGAGAGCGCTCGCTCGAGGCGCTCGCCGACGACCTGCGCGCTTACCTCAAGGCCAGCTATCGCCAGGGGCCGGATTTCGAGCAGCTGCAGGCACTCGAGGTAACTGAACGTGCCCGCTCGGGGCGCGTGCTGGAGCTAGTCGCGCGCACCGACGCTGGCCCAATCGTGCTCACCAAAACCGAGATCCGCAGCGCGCTAAAGCCACCGCGCAGCACGCTGTTTTACCTAGAACCGCTGTATGCAAGCGAGGCGCAACAGAGGCTGACCGGGTATGCCTTTGTGGGGGGTGGCTTCGGCCACGGCGTTGGCCTGAGCCAGACGGGCGCGCAGACGCTAGCGCGGCAGGGATGGTCCGCCGAGCGGATCCTGGCGTTTTATTACCGGCAAACCGAGTTGCGCCGCCTGGGTGGTTCCGTGGCGCTCGAGCGGCGCCAGTCGGCTGCTACGCGGCAGTAG